Within Halopelagius longus, the genomic segment CGAGGTGCTCACGCCCAGCCCGGTCGTCGGCGCGGCGATGTCGTTCGTCGCCTTCCAAGGGTGGCAGCTTCTCATGTACGATCAAGGCCAGTTCGACGACCCCGTCGAGAACATCAAGACCGCGATATACGTCTCCATCCCCGCCGCGACGCTCCTGTACGTCCTCGTGGCGCTGACGACGGTGAGCCTCCTTCGGCTGTCGGTCATCGCCGTCGCGCCGGAGGTGTCTCTCCTCTACGCCGGCATCGAGTTCATGGGTCGCATCGGCGCGTTCGTCATCGGCCTCTCGGCGCTGTTCTCGACGGCGAGCGCCGTCAACGCCACCCTGTTCAGCAGCGCGCAGTTCTCGCGCGACCTCATCGACATGGGACTGCTCCCCGAGCGGTTCGGCGGGGGAGACGGCGACATCCCGAAGAAAATCGTCGTCGTCCTCGGCGTCCTCTCGGCGGCGTTCGCCGTCTACGGGAGCCTCTCCAGCATCACGTCGTTCGCCTCGCTCTCCTTTATCGCCGTCTTCGGCGGCATGAGTTGGCTCACGTTCCGCAAGCGCGCGGAGTTCGACGACGTGTCCGCCGCGATACCCCTCGTCGGCGTCGTCGGGACGGTGGTGTTCTTCCCCCTGCTTCTCTACAACCTCTACGTCAACAGCCCCGGCGTCTTCTACACCGTCGTCGTCATCTCCGTCCTCGTCGTCGGGAGCGAACTGTTCTACTTCGAACGCGAACCGCTCGAAGAACTGCTGCCGTGGATGTCCACCGAGGGTGAAAACAGATGACCGACGAAAATTGGACGCCGACGCTCGGCAGGCGCGACGCGCTCAAAGGCATCGCCGTCGCCGCGGGGGCGGCGCTTTCCGGCTGCTCCGCGGAGGCCGTCCCGGGCAACGACCCGGGCGAGCAACTTCGGTACTCGATGGTGCTTCCGCCCGTCACGCTCGACCCGGTGGAGACGACGGACGCGTGGTCGGCGAAGGCGGAGAACCTCGTCTTTCAGGGACTGTACGCCTACGACCGGGAGATGAACCGCGTTCCCGTCCTCGCGTCGGGGAGTCCGACGGTGAGCGACGACGGGCGGACGTACACCGTCTCGCTGACCGAGGGGGCGACGTTCGCCGACGGGAGCGACGTGACGGCGGCGGACGTGAAGTACACGTTCGAGGCCCCCATCGCCGAGGAGTCGCCGAACGCGTGGCAGGTGGAGATGCTCGAGGCGGTGGAGACGCCGGACGAGCGAACCGTCCGGTTCGAACTCTCGCACCCCTATCCCGCCTTCGAGCACGCGCTGACGCGCAAGGTGGTTCCGAAGGGCGTCCGGGAGGGCAACGAGACGATGTTCGGGAAGCGACCGGACTCGACGGTGGGGTCCGGCCCCTACGACCCGGCGGTGTTCAAGCGGGGGAAGTACGTCCGCCTCGAACGGCGCGGCGACGTCTGGGGCGAACGGTCGCCGGCGGTCGAGAGGGTCAAACTCATCAACACGCACGCGGGCCTCGCGCGGACGATGGCCCTGAAGACGGGCCAAAGCGACGTCGTAGAGCGTATCCAGCCGAAACTGTGGGAGGCGACGCGGAAGATGCCGAACGTCTCTATCGTCCAACGGCCCAGTTTCAGTTCCTACTTCCTCGCGTTCAACTGCGGGGCCGAACCCACCGCCGACCCGAAAGTCCGCGAGGCCGTCGACTACCTCGTCTCGATGGACGAGTTCGTCGAACACATCGTCGGCGAAGGCGGCGAACGACAACCGAGTCCGCTTCCGAACCGACTCGCCGAGGCGTGGAACTTCCCGCTGGGCGAGTGGGCGGGCGTCCAACACGACAAGAACGTAGAGGAGGCGAAGGCGCTGTTCGAGGAGGCGGGCGTGAAGAACTGGTCGCCGAAGATAGTCGTCCCCCACAACGACAAGATGCGCGAGAAGTTGGCCAACGCCGTCGCGCACGGCCTGAAGAACGCCGGGTTCCGGCGCGCACGCGTCGTCAAGCACCACTGGGAGAAGTTCCGCGAGACGGTGACCTCCGGCAACAGAGACGAGTACGCGATGTACGTCGGGTCGTGGGCGGGCGGCCCCGACCCGGACACGTACCTCTACCCGCTGTTTCACTGGAGTCAGGAGGACGCCACCAACGGGACGTTCTACCACGAGGAGTCGGTGATGCGCAGACTTCGGCGCGCCCGCCGGACGACGGACCGAGAGCGGCGACGGACGCTGTACGAGAGGACGATTACGACGCTTTTGGAGGACCGAGTCGTCCTCCCGGCGTTCACGCTCGACAACAGTTTCGGCGTCAAGCGGCGCGTCCGCGACTTCGAGGCGCACCCGATGGCGCAGTACAACCCGCGTCTGGTCGGCGGACGCGGAAGCGACGCGCCGGTCCGCCTCCGCGAGTGAGAGCGTTCGGCGTCGGGGCACCGACAGCGCCACCGCCGCGCCGTATCGGTCGGTTCGGGCGGAGGAGAACGAGATAGGTCCGAAGCGGTCGCTCCGGGACGGAGAACAAAGAGAGAAGAACGTCGGAGACGACCGCCGACGCTTAGATGTAGTCGATGGACTGCGGCAGTTCGAGCTTCATCCCCTTCCGCTCTCGAATCTCCATGATCTTCTCGCGCTGGAGGTTGTCCGAGAGGACGCGGAAGCCGGCGTTCTCGGTGTTCCAGGAGGCGCGGCCTTCGGTGGCCGAGCGGATGTCCGAGGAGAAGCCGATCATCTCTTCGACGGGCGCGATGCCCTCGATGACCATGAGGTCACCCTCTTGGTACATGTCGTCGACGCGGCCGCGGCGGCCCTGAATCTCGCCGGAGGCCGACCCCATGTGCTCGGAGGGAACGTCGATGCGGACGTCCTGGATGGGTTCGAGCAGCTTGATGTCCGCGTCGATGAGCGACCGGTGGACCGCGTCGCGGACGGCCGGGATGACCTGCGCGGGACCGCGGTGGATGGTGTCCTCGTGGAGCTTCGCGTCGTGGAGACGCAGCAGCGACCCCTGCACGGGTTCGGCGGCCAGCGGACCGTCGTCGAGCGCCTCTTCGAGACCCTCGATGACGAGTTCCATCGTCTCGTTGAGGTGCTGGATACCCTTCGTGTCGTCGATGAGGATGTTCGTCCCGTGGATGTGTTCGACGTCCTGGGAGGTGTCCTTGTCCATGCCGGCCTCCTGCAGCGCCTCGCGGCGCTCCAGTTCGGGCATGTCCATCGAGACTTCGCCGCGCTGGATCTGCTCGACGATGTCCTCGTTGAGGGGTTCGACCGTGATGTAGAACTTGTTGTGGCGGTTCGGGGAGACGCCCTCGACTTCGCGGGACTGCGACTGCGGCATCTCGCGGTAGACGACGATGGGTTCGCCGGTGACGACCGGGATGCCCTGATTCTTCTGGATGCGCTGGGTGATGACTTCGAGATGGAGTTCGCCCTGTCCGCTGATGAGGTGCTCGCCGGTGTCCTCGTTAATCTCGACGCGGATGGTCGGGTCCTCCTTTGCGACCTGCTGGAGCGTCTGGATGAGCTTCGGCAGGTCGTCCATGTTCTTCGCCTCGACGGACTTCGTGATGACGGGCTCGGAGATGTGCTCGATGGACTCGAACGGCGTCATCTCGACCGAGGAGACGGTCGAACCCGCGATGGCGTCGCGGAGACCCGTGACGGCCGCGATGTTCCCCGCGGGGACGCCGCGGTCGAGTTCCTCCCGTTCGCCGCCCATGAAGATACCGACGGACTGGACGCGGTTCTTCCCCGCCGTCCCGGAGACGTAGAGCTCTTGGCCCTTCTTGATGGTGCCGGAGAACAGGCGACCGGTCGCGATTTCGCCCGCGTGGGGGTCCATCGAGATGTCGGTCACCATGAAGACGACTTCGCCCTCGTCGTCGACGTCGCGCATCTGGTGTGCGAGGTCCAGTTCGTCGTCGCCGCGCCAGACGCGCGGGATACGACGGGGCTGGGCGTTGAGCGGGTTCGGGAAGTGCTCGGCGACCATGTCGAGAACGACGTCAGAAAGCGGCGTCTTCTCGTGGAGCTCTTGGCGCTTGTCGGCGCGTTCGAGCTCGATGATGTCGCCGAACGACATGCCCGTCTCCTGCATCGACGGGAGCGAGACGCCCCACTTGTAGAGGGCGGACCCGAAGGCGACGGTGCCGTCTTCGACGGAGACCGTCCAGTCCTCGACGTCGTCCATGTCCTGCGTCATCCCGCGGATGAGCTCGTTGACGTCGCCGATGACGTCGGTGAGACGCTGCTGCATCTCCTCGGGACCTTCCTGCAGTTCCGAGATGAGGCGGTCGACCTTGTTGATGAACAGCGCGGGCTTGACGCCCTCGCGGAGGGCCTGACGAACGACAGTTTCGGTCTGCGGCATCGCACCCTCGACGGCGTCCACGACGACGAGTGCGCCGTCGACGGCGCGCATCGCGCGGGTCACGTCGCCACCGAAGTCGACGTGGCCCGGCGTGTCGATGAGGTTGATGAGGTGGTTACGGTCCTGGTACTCGTGGGTCATCGAGACGTTCGCCGCGTCGATGGTGATGCCACGTTCCTGTTCGTCCTCCTCCGTGTCCATCATCAGGCGGGTCGCTTCGCCTTCGTCGGCGATCATCCCGGCACCCGCGAGGAGGTTGTCTGTCAGTGTCGTCTTTCCGTGGTCGACGTGAGCTGCGATGGCGATGTTCCGGATCTGCTCCGGTTTGTCCATCAGTTTCTCACACTCTTGTACAATCTTCTTTCGTCGGCCCATTATACAGCACCGTACCGGAAGGAGGGTCAAAAGGGTAGTGTTTTGCCGGTGGTGAAACGGCCGGATTCGACCGCCTCTCGCCCCGGTATGTCTATTTCTCACACAATCGTCGCGAGCGACGGGCGCGGGAATCCGGACGGCCGCGAGCGCGCCCCTCGGCCGCGTTCTCCGCTCGACGACGCCGGAGCGGCGTCGGCGCAAGAGTCATACCCGACGACCCCGTGATAACGGAACGCATGGATTTACGGATACGAGGGTCCGCGCCGGCGGACCCCTTCTTGAGCGCCGTCGACCTTTTCGAGACGGAGTACGACCTCGACCGACCGGTACACGTCGACGTCCGAGAGGACCCCGACGAGCGCACGTGGGCCGCCCACTACGAGGACCGGCACGTCCTCAACATCTCGCGGCAGGCCGCCACGAGTGCGATGGCCCGCGAACTCGTCCTCCACGAACTCTCTCACATGGCTCGCAACGAGGAGCGACACGCCTCCCACGTTCAGTCCACGGAGGAAGCCATCTTTCTGGCGCTGTCGGGGAGTTCGGTCGAACGACGAAAAGTCGCGCACTGCTACCAGATAGCCAACCACATGAAGGACATCTACGCCGACGACATCACGCTCTCTGTCGCCCCGGCGGAGAAACTCGTCCACTTCCTCGAATCGGAACTGGCGCGGGCGTTGGCGGCCAAGCCGGGCCCGTCGCCGTGGCCCGACTCCAGACTCGTCACCGCCGACGCCGACCCCGAGATAACCGCCGTCAACGCGGCGTTCGCACTCGCTCTCGTCGAACGGCACGACGTAGTGGACGAGAGCCACCGACTGTACGACCTCGCGCACGCGGCCGCGGACGACGCGCCGACGGTCGAACTCGAAGCGTTCAAACGCGAGTTCCGGTCGCTCGCCGCCGACCCCACGGAGAGCGACTACCGGAAGGCGCTCGTCGACGTGACGCGCCAGTACGCGGTCGAGACTACGAATCACGCGACGGCGGCGGACTGAGAGAAGGCGACCGGCGAACGGCGTCGGAGACGCCGCGCGTCCGACGCGTCGCTGTCGGAACGCGAAGAGAGGAGAGAAGACGGAGAGCGAAGTTCGGAGTTTAGCGGGCCGCTTCCGCGACGCGCTCGGACTCTTCCTTCTGGTTGATAGCGTACGACTGGACGTCGTAGTCCGCGGCGGCGACGAGCTGCTGGGCGAGCGCTTCCGCGGCGCTCGTCTTCGACTTGTAGGACGCGCTCTTCGTCCCCTCGGCGATGAACATCAGCGCCTGATCGACGCGGCGCTGGGGCGCGACGTCGACGGCCTGCGGGACGGAGATGCCCCCGTACTTCAGGCGGACCGTCTCCTCGCGCGGGGCGGCGTTCTCCACGGCGCGGACGAGAATCTGAACGGGGTTCTCGTCGGTGCGGTCGTGGACGATCTCGAAGGCGTCCTTCGTGATCTTCATCGTCTTCTGCTTGTCGCCCGTGTTGTCCTCGCTCTGCATGAGGCGGTTGATGAGGCGCTCGACGATGCTGATCTCGCTTTTCTTGAACTGCTTGGAGGCGTGACGGCCCATCGTGTGGGCGATGGGGGTGACGTTGATGTACCGCTCCGTCGAGGGGTCGGTGTACTCGATCTCGGTCACGTCCCAGACGCCGAACAGTTGGGCGTTCGATGCCGCTTCCTCGCTGTCGGCCGGCGCGTCCGGCTCGGGTGCGTCGCTCTCAGACATGTTAGCGCACCGGCTTCTCTGCGTTACCGCGGACGAGTTCGAGCATCGCCACGCCGTTGACCTTGTCGACCTTGTAGTTCACGCCCGAGAGGTCGCCCATCGCGCGACCCTTCGCACCGCCGATACCGGCGATGGTGACCTCGTCGTGCTCGTCGATGAACGAGATAGCGCCGTCACCGGGACAGAACGCGGTGACCTGCTTCCCGTTCTTGATGAGCTGAACGCGGACGCACTTTCGAATCGCCGAGTTCGGCTGCTTTGCTTCGATACCGACCTTCTCCAGCACGATACCGCGAGCCTGCGGTGCGCCTTCGAGGGGGTCGGACTTCTTCCGGAGACCACGTTCGCGGCGCGCGTACTCGGAGTCGGACCAGCGCCGCTTCTGCCGGTCCTGCTTGAGTTTGCGCGCGGCGTATTTGCCGTTCGCCATAGTGGACGTGTCTTCCCGATGGAGATACTTAAGCCTCCCTTTTCGAACCGTGCGAGACGCCCGCAGGTTCGATTAGCGCCCCCTAAGAAGGAATCTGAGGACGTTTCGTCGATCGGAGTTACGCGCTCTCCGGACGGCGTAGGTCGAAAGCGCGTCGGAGAAGTCGTCTCGCCGAGGTCGGCGGGGGACGTTGGGGTTCGACTAGGTGTCGCCGGACCACCTCGAACGACTCTCGGTGTCGCCGTGCGTCACGTCCACGGGGTCTACCACCCGATGGTCGGCGGGCGGCGACACCGGCAGGTCCCACTCGTCGCAGGCGCGCTTGAGTCGGTCCGCCACCTCGCCCTGCACCTTGGGGACGTTCGCCTCGCGGGGGTCGCCGACCCAGTACGTCACTTCGACCCACACTGAGTCCTCGTCGAATTCGTCGACGTTGGCGGTGGGACGCGGTCGTTCTCGGACGCCCTCCGCGCCGAGTGCGGCGCGTTCCAACACCGCCGCCGCCCGGTCGACGTCCACGACGTACCCGAACGGGAGTCGCTCGGTGAACGCGACGCGTCGTCGGTTGTACGGGCGGACGACCGTGTTCGCGGAGAGTTCGCTGTTCGGGATGGTCACTTCGTGCCCCTCGATGGTCCGCAGCTGCGTCGTCCGGTACCGGATGGCGACGACGACGCCGGTGTACTCGTCCCACTCGATGTGGTCTCCGACGTTGAAGTCCCTGTCCGCGACGAGGAAGACGCCGCTGACGAGGTTGCCGATGGCGTCCTGCCCGGCGATACCGAGTGCGACGGACGCCCCCGCGACGACGATGGCGGACCGGGTGAGCGACGGACCGTACCCCGCGACGGAGACGGCGGTGACGAACGCGACGATGGCGACGAACGCGACGAAGTAACGCCCCGTCGCCGCGGTCAACGTCTCGTTGTTGGGGTTGCGCCGACGGACGACGCGCACGACGGCCGGGGTGACGACGTACCGCCCGACGAGGTAGACGACGACGAACGCGACGACGGCGAGGACGTACTGGTCCACCGCCTCCGTGGCCTCCTCGACGGGGACGTCCGGCGCCGCCTGACCGACGACCGCTTCGAGCATACCGGTCGGTTCACGAGCGAATCACAAAAGTGCGGTCGCAGAACGCGTCGGTCGCGGAATCGGAGGCGGGACGCCTCAGGTGAGTTGGATGTCGTCGATGTCGTAGTGCCGGCGCGCCAGCGTGCGCGCCGTCTCGATGTTCTTCCCCTCTTTCCCGATGGCGACGCCGCGGTCCTCGTCTGCGACTTCGACGTAGGCGACGCGGTCGTCCTGCTGAGAGATGGTCACGTGTCGGACCGCCGCGGGCGCCAGCGCACTCGCGACGAACGCCTCGGACGTGTCGGCGTCCTCGACGAGTTCGACCGACCGACCGATCTTCTCTTCGACCTTCTTGACGTTCTGCCCGCCGGGGCCGATGGCTTGGCCCATCTCGCCGGCGGCGACCAGGATGACCACCCGGTCGTCGAACGTCAGGCAGTCCCTCGCCGTCGCCCCCGTCTCGTCCTCGAAGAGGGCGATGTAGCGGCGTTCGGCGTCCGACAGCGTGACTTTCATATCGTCTCCCTCAGTCGTCCGCGGGGTTTATCGAACCCATGCGCAGGTCCACGTCGCCGGTGCCGATGGATATCGGCTTGCCGACGATGACGTTCTCGATGACGCCGTCTAAGTCGTCCTCCTCGCCGTGGATGGCCGCGTCCAGCAGGTGGTTGACCGTCACCTCGAACGCGGCGCGGGCGAGGACGGAGTCCTTCGACCCGGAGATGCCGTGGCGGCCGATGGACTCTATCTCGCCGCGGTTCGTCATGATGTCCGCGACCAACATCAGGTGGCGGACGTTCACGTCGTCGAGGCCCTGTTCGCGCAGGGTGTCCATCGTCTCGTTGATGATGGCCTCGCGGGCCGCCTCGATGCCGAGTTCGCGGTGGACTTCGTGGATGTTGTTACTCGTCGTGCGCGAGGCGTCGACGCCCTCGATGGAGAGGACGTCGCCGAAGGCCGAACCCTCGGTGTAGAGGACGAACTCCTCGCGTCCGGTCTCCTCGTTTTCCTCCTTGCGGATGACGACGCGGGAGATGTCCTCGATGCCCTTGAAGACGATTTCGCGCAGTTCCTCCACGAGTTGGAGGAGTCGGCGGTAGCTCGGCGCTTCGGGACCGAACTCGATGACGGTGCCCGAACGGTTCGTGCTCACGCCGAGGGCGTCCTCGATGGTCTCGGCTATCTCTTGGGCGACGGTGTCGACGTCGTTCTCGGTGGGCCACCGCTCCATCAGGGTGTCCTCGTTCAAGTCCACCTGCACGAGCATGTCCGCGACGTTCGTCGAGACGTCGCCGAGGGCGAGAATCTTCGTGGCCTCCATCGACCAGACGACTTCGTGGGCCTTCTCTCGCTCCGTGGCGTACTCGCCTTCGAGCGGAACCGTCATCATCGGCGTGTCGGGCGTCTTCCGCGCGTCCACGAGTTCGATGAGGCGCGGAAGTCCCTGCGTCACGTCGATTTCGGCGACGCCCGCGTAGTGGAACGTGTTCATCGTCATCTGCGTCCCGGGTTCCCCGATGGACTGGGCGGACACCGTTCCGACGGGGTCGAGGGGGTCCACGCGCGTGTCCTGATGGCGGGCTTCGACCGCCCGCGCTATCTCGTCGGCTTGCTCGGGCGTGACGCCCTCGCGTTCGTCGACGGTGCTGTAGATGCGCTCTTTCAGCCGTCGGGGGAGGTCGTGGTCCTCGATGACGGCTTCGACGTCTTCGGTTACGTACTCGTAGTCAGTCATCCGAGTTCACCCCCGTGGCCTTGTCGAGGCCCGGACCGGCGTACTCCGAGAGGTTCGTCGGCGGTTCGCGGGTGCCGAGGAACCGCTCTTTCTCCTCTTCCGTGGCGAACTCCGCGTCGAGGACGCGGTCGGCGATGTTGTCCACGTCGATGCCGTCGCCGGCGTCCGAGGACACCTTCACGGGCGAGGTGCCGTCCTCGCCGAACTCGAACTGGACGATGGTGCCCGAGGTGTCGCGCACCGTGCCGTCGTACTGCGCTTCGAGTTCCGACAGCGCGTTGATGAGGCGACGCTGGAGGTACCCGGACTTCGACGTCCGGACTGCCGTGTCGACCAGCCCTTCGCGGCCGCCCATCGCGTGGAAGAAGAACTCCCGCGGGGTCAGACCGCTCCGGTAACTGTTCTCGACGAAGCCGTGCGCGCCCGCGGAGAGGTCTTCCTTCTGGAAGTGGCTGAGCGTCCGCCCCTCGTACCCGCGGTTGATGCGCTCGCCGCGAACCGCCTGCTGGCCGACGCAGCCGGCCATCTGAGTCAGGTTCAGCATCGAACCGCGCGCCCCGGACCGGGCCATGACCACGGCCGGGTTGTCGTCGGTGAAGTGGTCCTCCGCGATTTCGCCGGCGGAGTCGCGGGCCTTGCCGAGCTGCTGCATTATCTTCATCTCCAGCGTCTCGTCGACGGAGCGACCCGGCAGCGATTCGAGCTCGCCGGCCTCGTAGATGTCGATGAGCTCCTGCACGCGGTCGTAGGCGTTGCCGATGGCCTCGTCGACCTGTTCGTTCGCCTCCTCCGGAATCGACTCGTCGTCGATGCCGATGGAGAACCCGAAGTGCATGATGGCGCGCATCGCCAGCGAGGCGACTTCGTTGACGAACACCCGAGAGCGGGTCTTCGAGTACACCTTCGCCAGCGTGTCCACGATTTCGCCGCCGAACGCGCCGACGGCGTCCTCGTCGATGGTGCCGGCGACGAGCTGGCCGTCCTCGATTATCACGTCGTCGCCCGTCGAGGAGGTGAACTGGAGGTTCAGGTCGTCGGGCAGCAGTTCCGAGAACAGCTGTCGACCCGTCCAGTAGGGCGTGCCGTCCTCGTACTCGCCCGCCGGTTCGGGGAGCGTGTCGATGCTCGTCGCACGTAGCAGGTCCAGCGCCTGCGTCTCCGTGAACTCGGGGTTGCCGTTCGTCAGCAGGTACGTCCCGGAGATGTGGTCCTGAATCGCGCCGATGATGTTCTCACCGAAGCGCGGGCTGAGAATCTGCTCCTGCACGCGCATGAGGACGCGCGCCTCGGCGCGGGACTCCTCCGTCTGCAGGGCGTGCATGTTCATCTCGTCGCCGTCGAAGTCGGCGTTGTACGGCGGACAGACGACGGTGTTGAGGCGGAACGTCTTGTACGGCATCACGACGACTTCGTGCGCCATGATGGACATCCGGTGCAGCGACGGCTGTCGGTTGAAGATGACGATGTCGCCGTCGATGAGGTGCCGGTTGACCTCCCAGCCGGCCTCGACCTTCTCTGCGAGTTCCTCGCAGTTCTTCTCGGTCACCTTCAGACGGCGGCCGTCGGGGCGCTTGACGTAGTTCGCGCCGGGGTGACCCTCGGGCCCGTTGCGGACGTACTGTTGGGCCTGTTCGAGGTTCCGCTGGGTCACGTTCATCGTCTGGGTCATCTCGCGGGCGACCCGTTCGGGGACGCCGACTTCGTTCAGAGACAGCGTCGGGTCCGGCGAGATGACGGTACGCGCCGAGAAGTTCACGCGCTTCCCGGAGAGCGACCCGCGGAAGCGGCCCTCCTTCCCCTTCAGGCGCTGGCTGAGCGTCTTCAGCGGACGGCCGGAGCGGTGTCGCGCGGGCGGCGTGCCCGAGATTTCGTTGTCGATGAACGTCGTGACGTGGTACTGGAGCAGTTCCCACAGGTCCTCGATGATGAGCTGCGGGGCACCCGCCTCGCGGTTCTCCATGAACCGCTGGTTGATGCGGATGATGTCGACCAGCTTGTGCGTCAGGTCGTCCTCGGAGCGTTGGCCGTTGTCGAGCGTGATGGACGGACGCGCCGTCACCGGCGGCACCGGCAGGACGGTCAGAATCATCCACTCGGGGCGGGCGCGACTCGGGTCGACGCCCAGCGTCTCGATGTCCTCGTCCGGGATGTCCTCGAACCAGTCGCGGATGTCCGAGGGCATCAGCTTGTTCATGTCCTCCTCGGTGAGGTCCATGTCGAGGGCCTTCTCCAGCTTCTTGCGGTCCTCGCCGACGGGGCGGAACTCGCCGGAGAGGATCTGGTTGATGCGGCTCACGTCGAGCCCCGTCTTGTCCGCGAGTTCGCTGGGGCCGATGCCCTCGTCGTCCTCGTCGTCGGGGTCCGGCTGCATCGCGTCGGCGATGCGCTCGGAGTAGTCGCCCGCGAGGACGTCTTGGACCTCGTAGTAGGTGGTCGGCTTCTCGTGTTTGATGTCGTGCTGGGGGGAGCCGCAGTGGGGGCACCGCTTCGCCTTCCGAGCCTGTCGGACGGCGGACTTCAGCACGTTCGTCCAGTCCTCGCCGAGTTCGTGCGTCCGGTCGAGGCCCTCGCGGAACTCCGCTTGCTCCTCCTCGGTGAGCGCGAGGTGGCCGCACTCGCGGCACGTCGCGCGGAGGAGGCGACGGATGAGCTTCGTGAAGCCGACGTGGATGACGGGCGCGGCCAGTTCGATGTGGCCGAAGTGCCCGTTACACGACCCCGAGTGCTGGCCGCAGGTGCGGCACTGCAGGCCGGGGTCGATGACGCCGAGTCGGGGGTCCATCAGGCCCATGTCGATGGGGTACCCGTCGTCGTCGTAAGTGTCCGCGGTGATGACCTTCGTCGCGGACATGTCTCGGTACGTCTCCGGGTCCATCAGCCCGAACTGGATGGCTCCGATCTCTTTGGGTGTCTGCATTGACATTGTGTGGGGTGACAGGTGGTGGGGGTGGTTAGACCGCGTCCTCTAAGTCGAGTCGCGGTCGGATGCCGAGCGCGATCATCTCGTCGAGCAGCAGCTTGAACGCGTAGCTGATCTCTATCTCGTGGATGTTGTCCTCGTCGCCGGTGACGGGGTCGTAGATGCGGCGCTGGTCGCGGTCCTCGACGGCGACCATGCCGGTGTCGGCGGAGATGTACACCGTCTCCTTGTCGGAGGAGTCCAGCAGGCGTTCCTGCAGGACCATCGCCGCGCCGTGTCCGATGACGGTGTCGCGTTCCATCTCCCCGAGGCGAAGGCCACCCTCGCGGGCGCGACCCTCGGTCGGTTGTCGGGTGAGAACCTGCACGGGACCGCGGGAACGGGCGTGCAGCTTGTTGCTCACCATGTGGTACAGCTTGTGGTAGAAGATGATGCCGACGAATATCTCGGCCTCGATCTTCTCTCCGGTGACGCCGGAGTACATGACCTCCTTGCCG encodes:
- a CDS encoding APC family permease — encoded protein: MGSLGLKEAVAMALGGMIGGGIYSAFGIVVAISGTAAWVAFLVAGTVAMCAGYSYVKLNEHTDGNGGAPTFVREFVGWDTLAGMIGWTLLFGYIGSMALYAYAFAGFFSEMLGRLHFLGVPVANVVSAFLIAVFVGLNLLGASETGKAEDVLTFAKVAIIGVFGLWGVWYAFNGHTLAFGFDEVLTPSPVVGAAMSFVAFQGWQLLMYDQGQFDDPVENIKTAIYVSIPAATLLYVLVALTTVSLLRLSVIAVAPEVSLLYAGIEFMGRIGAFVIGLSALFSTASAVNATLFSSAQFSRDLIDMGLLPERFGGGDGDIPKKIVVVLGVLSAAFAVYGSLSSITSFASLSFIAVFGGMSWLTFRKRAEFDDVSAAIPLVGVVGTVVFFPLLLYNLYVNSPGVFYTVVVISVLVVGSELFYFEREPLEELLPWMSTEGENR
- a CDS encoding ABC transporter substrate-binding protein, encoding MTDENWTPTLGRRDALKGIAVAAGAALSGCSAEAVPGNDPGEQLRYSMVLPPVTLDPVETTDAWSAKAENLVFQGLYAYDREMNRVPVLASGSPTVSDDGRTYTVSLTEGATFADGSDVTAADVKYTFEAPIAEESPNAWQVEMLEAVETPDERTVRFELSHPYPAFEHALTRKVVPKGVREGNETMFGKRPDSTVGSGPYDPAVFKRGKYVRLERRGDVWGERSPAVERVKLINTHAGLARTMALKTGQSDVVERIQPKLWEATRKMPNVSIVQRPSFSSYFLAFNCGAEPTADPKVREAVDYLVSMDEFVEHIVGEGGERQPSPLPNRLAEAWNFPLGEWAGVQHDKNVEEAKALFEEAGVKNWSPKIVVPHNDKMREKLANAVAHGLKNAGFRRARVVKHHWEKFRETVTSGNRDEYAMYVGSWAGGPDPDTYLYPLFHWSQEDATNGTFYHEESVMRRLRRARRTTDRERRRTLYERTITTLLEDRVVLPAFTLDNSFGVKRRVRDFEAHPMAQYNPRLVGGRGSDAPVRLRE
- a CDS encoding elongation factor EF-2, with product MGRRKKIVQECEKLMDKPEQIRNIAIAAHVDHGKTTLTDNLLAGAGMIADEGEATRLMMDTEEDEQERGITIDAANVSMTHEYQDRNHLINLIDTPGHVDFGGDVTRAMRAVDGALVVVDAVEGAMPQTETVVRQALREGVKPALFINKVDRLISELQEGPEEMQQRLTDVIGDVNELIRGMTQDMDDVEDWTVSVEDGTVAFGSALYKWGVSLPSMQETGMSFGDIIELERADKRQELHEKTPLSDVVLDMVAEHFPNPLNAQPRRIPRVWRGDDELDLAHQMRDVDDEGEVVFMVTDISMDPHAGEIATGRLFSGTIKKGQELYVSGTAGKNRVQSVGIFMGGEREELDRGVPAGNIAAVTGLRDAIAGSTVSSVEMTPFESIEHISEPVITKSVEAKNMDDLPKLIQTLQQVAKEDPTIRVEINEDTGEHLISGQGELHLEVITQRIQKNQGIPVVTGEPIVVYREMPQSQSREVEGVSPNRHNKFYITVEPLNEDIVEQIQRGEVSMDMPELERREALQEAGMDKDTSQDVEHIHGTNILIDDTKGIQHLNETMELVIEGLEEALDDGPLAAEPVQGSLLRLHDAKLHEDTIHRGPAQVIPAVRDAVHRSLIDADIKLLEPIQDVRIDVPSEHMGSASGEIQGRRGRVDDMYQEGDLMVIEGIAPVEEMIGFSSDIRSATEGRASWNTENAGFRVLSDNLQREKIMEIRERKGMKLELPQSIDYI
- a CDS encoding DUF5781 family protein; translated protein: MDLRIRGSAPADPFLSAVDLFETEYDLDRPVHVDVREDPDERTWAAHYEDRHVLNISRQAATSAMARELVLHELSHMARNEERHASHVQSTEEAIFLALSGSSVERRKVAHCYQIANHMKDIYADDITLSVAPAEKLVHFLESELARALAAKPGPSPWPDSRLVTADADPEITAVNAAFALALVERHDVVDESHRLYDLAHAAADDAPTVELEAFKREFRSLAADPTESDYRKALVDVTRQYAVETTNHATAAD
- a CDS encoding 30S ribosomal protein S7, whose product is MSESDAPEPDAPADSEEAASNAQLFGVWDVTEIEYTDPSTERYINVTPIAHTMGRHASKQFKKSEISIVERLINRLMQSEDNTGDKQKTMKITKDAFEIVHDRTDENPVQILVRAVENAAPREETVRLKYGGISVPQAVDVAPQRRVDQALMFIAEGTKSASYKSKTSAAEALAQQLVAAADYDVQSYAINQKEESERVAEAAR
- a CDS encoding 30S ribosomal protein S12; translated protein: MANGKYAARKLKQDRQKRRWSDSEYARRERGLRKKSDPLEGAPQARGIVLEKVGIEAKQPNSAIRKCVRVQLIKNGKQVTAFCPGDGAISFIDEHDEVTIAGIGGAKGRAMGDLSGVNYKVDKVNGVAMLELVRGNAEKPVR
- a CDS encoding mechanosensitive ion channel family protein → MLEAVVGQAAPDVPVEEATEAVDQYVLAVVAFVVVYLVGRYVVTPAVVRVVRRRNPNNETLTAATGRYFVAFVAIVAFVTAVSVAGYGPSLTRSAIVVAGASVALGIAGQDAIGNLVSGVFLVADRDFNVGDHIEWDEYTGVVVAIRYRTTQLRTIEGHEVTIPNSELSANTVVRPYNRRRVAFTERLPFGYVVDVDRAAAVLERAALGAEGVRERPRPTANVDEFDEDSVWVEVTYWVGDPREANVPKVQGEVADRLKRACDEWDLPVSPPADHRVVDPVDVTHGDTESRSRWSGDT